CTGATGCCGGTCGGCGAAGGCACCAGCACGCCGCATCTGACCTGGTCGGACGCGCCGCTCCCCGACAGCGGGCTTGCCATCGTCGAGATCGCCGGCGCCAGGCGGCGCTACCATGCGGCGCTGACCCGGACGGTGCATTTCGGCAAGCCGCCGGCCGCGCTCTCCGATATGGCCAAGGTGATCGTCGAGGGCGTCGACGCCGGCCTCGCAATGGCGCGGCCCGGCAACACCGCGGAACAGGTCGAAGCCGCCTGGCAGGCGGTGCTGCGCCGGAACGGGCTCAAGAAGGAAAGCCGGGTCGGCTATCCGGTCGGCCTCGCCTACCCACCGGACTGGGGCGAGCGCACCGTGAGCCTGAGGCCCGGCGACAAGACTGAGCTTCAGCCCGGCATGTGCTTCCACTTCATGGCCGGGGTCTGGCTCGACGATTTCGGCGTCGCCATTTCGGAGTCCTTCGTCGTCGCCGAAGCCGGCGGCGAGCGGCTCTGCGACGTGACGCGCGATCTCATCGTCATCGACTGACCGCTGAAGCTCCACAACAGGCAATTCGAGGATACACAATGGACCGCAATCCCTTTTCGGAAGCCGAGATCGCCGGCCGCCTGTTGAAGGTGCGCAAGGCGCTGGCCGAGCGCGGGCTCGATGCCGCCGTCTTCGCCTCGCCGGAAAACATCTTCTATCTCACCGGCCTCGACCATTGGGGCTATTTCGCGCCGCATCTTCTCATCGTCCCGCTCGACCGGCAGCCGGTCCTAGTCACCCGGTCGATGGAGAAGGTGACGATCGAGAACCAGGTGAAGGCGGCGGAGTTCCGCGGCCATTCCGACAGCGAGACGGCCGCGGATCTCGCCGCGCGCGTCCTTTCCGAACTCGGCCTGACGGGCAAGCGCATCGGGCTCGAACACTGGACCTCGGGCCTCAGCCATGGCCTCGCCCTCAAGCTCGAGGCGCAGGCCGACGCCAAGTGGAGCGACGTCTCCGGGCTGGTCGACAGGATGCGGCGGGTGAAGAGCGCCGAGGAACAGGCGCTGATGCGCCGCGCCGCCAAGGTCACCGATGCGGCGGCGCAAGCTGCGATCGCGGCGATCAGCGACGGCGCCGCCGAGCAGGAGGTCGCCGCCCAATGCGTGGCGGCGATGGCGCGCGCCGGCGGCCATGCGCCCGGCTTCGGCCCATTCATCCGCCCCGCCGCCCGGCTCGGCGAGGAACACACGACTTGGGGCGACGGCGTCTATCGCCGCGGCGAGCCGGTCTTCGTCGAACTGTCCGGCTGCGTCTCGCGCTATCACGCGCCGCTCGGCCGGCTGATCCGGATCGGCACCATCAAGGACGAGGACGCCGCCATGGCCGAGGTGACGGCCAAGGCGTTCAACGCCGTCGTCAAGGCGCTCAGGCCCGGCGCCAGGGCGCGCGAGGTCTACGCCGCCTGGCAAAGCGTCGCCGACGAGGCAGGCCTGTCGCACTATCGCCGGCATCATTGCGGCTATCTCGTCGGCATCGGCCAGCCGCCGTCCTGGACCGGCGGCAATTCGGTGACGGGCTTGCGGCACGATTCCGATCTCGAGATCGAGACCGGCATGAGCTTCCACATCCTGTCCTGGCTGATGGGCACCGGCCGCGGCGACGACTTCATCTCCAACACCGTGCTTCTGACCGAGACTGGCGCCGAGGTGCTGACGCGCACGCCGACCGGCCCGATCGTCCGCTAGACCATGACCATGCGCTACTCGGCGTTTTCGATTTTCCGCAACGGCCTGTCCGGCCAGAAGAACTGGCAGCGCGCCTGGCGCGCCGCCGAGCCGAAACCAACCTATGACGTGATCATCGTCGGCGGCGGCGGGCACGGGCTTTCCACCGCATTCTACCTGGCCGAGAACCACGGCATCCGCAATGTCGCGGTGCTGGAGAAAGGCTATATCGGCGGCGGCAATGTCGGCCGCAACACCACCGTCATCCGCTCCAACTACCTGCTCGACGGCAACACCCAGTTCTACGAATTTTCGGTCAAGCTGTGGGAAGGCCTGTCGCAGGCGCTGAACTTCAACGTGATGTTCTCGCAGCGCGGCCAGATCGTCACCGCCCATTCGGCCGATCAGCTCGACGCTTTCAGCCATCGCGCCAACATCATGCGGCTGAACGGCATCGACGCCGACATCCTCGACCGCGACGAGGTGCGGCGGCTCGTGCCCTATCTCGATTTTTCCGACACGGCACGGTTTCCGATCCACGGCGCGATCCTGCAGGGCCGCGCCGGCACCGCCCGCCACGACGCCGTCGCCTGGGGCT
The window above is part of the Mesorhizobium sp. WSM4904 genome. Proteins encoded here:
- a CDS encoding Xaa-Pro peptidase family protein; amino-acid sequence: MDRNPFSEAEIAGRLLKVRKALAERGLDAAVFASPENIFYLTGLDHWGYFAPHLLIVPLDRQPVLVTRSMEKVTIENQVKAAEFRGHSDSETAADLAARVLSELGLTGKRIGLEHWTSGLSHGLALKLEAQADAKWSDVSGLVDRMRRVKSAEEQALMRRAAKVTDAAAQAAIAAISDGAAEQEVAAQCVAAMARAGGHAPGFGPFIRPAARLGEEHTTWGDGVYRRGEPVFVELSGCVSRYHAPLGRLIRIGTIKDEDAAMAEVTAKAFNAVVKALRPGARAREVYAAWQSVADEAGLSHYRRHHCGYLVGIGQPPSWTGGNSVTGLRHDSDLEIETGMSFHILSWLMGTGRGDDFISNTVLLTETGAEVLTRTPTGPIVR